Genomic segment of Zingiber officinale cultivar Zhangliang chromosome 11B, Zo_v1.1, whole genome shotgun sequence:
AATAAAATAGACTGTTGATATAGACAACTCTAAACCCTAAATGCTATAAATACttaaaaaaatactctaaatgtcataaaaataaaaattactaaacataGTAAAAACTACTCAAAAAAAGGTCTAAACGATGGAATTGGGCCAAAATTTGATAATTACAGGTTCCCTCAAAATAAATATAGATTTTTGAATTCTACACGTGTGACATTCTACCTGATTCCAAATTCTGAGTCAAAAATTATACTCCCAGAAGATTAGGTTCTCCTATGCTGATTTGCATCATTatcatttaattaagttttagttaagtcTTGATAatgtgtttaaaaaataaaataaaaataaaaaatgataggATTTTTTAGTACCTTTTATTTAACTTTTAACaattatataataatagatgcaTCCATTAAaccaaattataattaaaatttaagttatgtTTGAAACTTAAGCTTAAGTTGTATTCAAACTTTTTTATTAAGTAAATACTaaatttattcatgaatattCGAATAATCAAATTAGAAACATATTAATCattaaaaaaacaataaataCATGCTGTGACTGAATTTGCTAAACTAAATGAATACATTCTTATTATTCCAAAATAaactttaataaaattaaaactacaCGCGCATGATCcgaaatttaataaatattttgcTATCAATGCAGACAACTTTCATCTAATTAAACCAtctataaataaatcaaaatcttgGCATAAATTTAATATTCCAACAATTTAGTGTGTATACAGTTTCTATAATTGCAACGTAATTGCTTGGAAAAATAGAGGTCATTTGTACTTtcctttgtttttattttaaattatctcACAAAACAACTAATTAGGTATGTACCAAATCAAAATGCAAAGAAATCCAAGTAAATCTCCAATTTTTAACTCTTTCCATACAACatttattctatatatatatatatatatataacactcaTAGTTCAAGAATCACAGTACTACTCAACAATGGCTGGACAAGTAAGAAAGCTAAATTATCCTCGTTAATTGTTTATTATTCtttttcttgaaaaataaaacaagttggttttaaaaatatttttcttcgtGCTTGTTTGATTTTGCTTCAGAGTGTTATCGTCATCAGTCTCTTTGttctccttcttcttgcttcttcctCTGCTGCTACTGAGGTTTTGGCTGATCCGTCAATATACAACGTCTTAGACTTTGGAGCCAAAGGCGATGGCAACACCAATGACACTCtagtaagtaattaattaaaacaaCATCCATGATAGTATGATAGTAAGAGGTAGGATGGACTCTCATGCAACCGAGAGTATGCAATTCAAACAGGGCATCTCATACTTCCATGGTGTTCCAAGCACTCAAGTATGTTGAACCATATATATGTCAGAACCCATATGTGTTTTTCAAACTTATCGTGGACAGACTCCGATCACCTCTATGAAAAAAACATCCATGATGAATCAGTGTATTTTATTTCTATCTTAAATCTTTAACTACTACTGTTGTTTCAGGCGTTTGTAAAAGCATGGAGTGCAGCTTGTCACAACAGCAAGACACCCTCCACCTTGCTCATTCCGGCAGGGAAGACATTTTTGTTGTCTCATATCAATTTCGAAGGACCTTGCAATAACTTCATTTACGTGATGGTATATACATACATATCTACTCTACGTATCGTATATCTTTGACGAAGACTGATGATATGTTATTGCTGTGCCAAAGGTTGAAGGAAACCTTAAACGAACAAACGAAATATGGCCAGAAGCTTCCGGCTGGCTGCTTTTCATTCAAATCAAAGGCATAAAAATCTCAGGCTCCGGCGAGCTCGACGGCCAAGGGGCAAACTGGTGGTCATGCAATGAGAAAAACGTAAAACTTTATATCCATCCATCTATCTATTTATGTATGAATATTTTGAGATCATGGATTCGAATGTTGGACAATAGATTCAATCTGATCCGATCCTTTTCTGAACCTCCACTAGCAGAAGTTTCTTAAATTGAACTGTCatcctttatttatttatctatctatctatctacgTCGCAATTAGTTATCTATTTCTCGACACTAACTGCATTATTTTTGATCGACTGATTTATATTGCAGCAATGTACACAAGACAGGCCCCATGTAAGTTGGCTGAAACGCATAATTGGTGAAGAATTTAAGTTGAGTGTGGGACATTGTTAATGAAGTATAATTTTGGTTGCAGAATCTACATATGTTGGGTTGCACCGATGCACAGATTTTGGGACTGAGGTCGATCAACAGCCCGATGATGCACATATCTGTGGGGAATAGTGAGCGAGTCAATATCAGCGACATCACCATCATCGCCCCCGAAAACAGTCCCAACACCGACGGCATCCACGTCCAGGAAAGCCGATTTGTCGACATCAGAAACTCCATAATTGGAACGGGAGATGACTGTGTGTCACTGAGCGAAGGTGATGAGAATATTTTTGTCAATAATGTAACATGTGGCCCTGGCCATGGGATAAGGTATATATACTTAATTACTTACTAATTAGTATATTTAATCGTCATTAAGTAAGTAGTCTCAAAGCAATTAAACTTGATTATGCCATTAATTAATTTCATGCTTGATTAATTTTTAGCGTTGGGAGCTTGGGCAAAGATGGGTCCCGGTCAACAGCATCCAACATCTATGTCTCCAACTGCACGTTGACCCAAACAACCAATGGAGTCAGGATCAAGACATGGCAGGCAAGATGATTTGTATATATTTTTAGTGGCATTAACCTATAAACAACCTTTATGGTGATGTCGTCTTAGTTTTTTCTGATATTTCTAGTATTTTATAATGTTATTATAATTAAGATATCAATATCCACTTCaaaaatgtcaaaaaaaaatatttatatttcaaAGATATTTATAGATGTATGTCTTATTattgtaataaaaataaatttaaatgtcaCAGCATGTTAAATTTAAATGCCATGGCatgttatattattattattaatattattattattgaatttTACAGGGAGGTTCTGGTTTTGCGAAGAACATATCGTTTGTGAATATCATCATGAATGACGTGCTTAACCCCATTATTATAGATCAGTACTACTGTCCTGACAGCTTCTGCGATGCCAGTGtaagtagaaaaaaaaaaattaacttagttACAAATAACTCCAATGTTAATTATGATCATTGATGATTGatggaaggggagccttggcataACGGTAAAATTATTGTCATATGATCAAAAGGTTACAGGTTCAAATTCTgaaaacagtctcttgcaaaaaataGGATAAAACTGTGCACAATGGATCCTTCTTTGGGACTCCGTATGAtgagagcttcgtgcaccggactattttttttttttttatcattgacGATTGATGCTAGCTAATTAAGTAATGCTCTACTACAGTCATCAGGAGTAGAAGTGATCGATGTGAAATACATTGGAGTGACAGGAACCTCATCGAGCGAAGTAGCAATCGCTCTGAATTGCAGCCAAAGTGTGCCTTGCAGTGGCATTGTCATGGACACTGTCAATCTGTCGTCTGCAAATAAAGGAGGAAAGGTGCAGTCTTACTGCATCAGTGCCAATGGATATACGAAGAATCAAGTCACGCCTGCTGTTTCTTGCTTGACCCAGTGAACCCTTGCttgctagggttagggttttttacGTACGGACAATGGATGGTGCCTGGTGTAACCGATACTCAATCTGGGAGAATTGTGCTCAGTTGTAATCTTCAGCATGTTTCTTTCAGAATTATTCTTCAATGGAATAACAAACAAgctatgaagaaaaaaaatatgctcttaaaaaaaaagtaaatatatTATCTTAACGGCCCCTCTAATATCGGCTCCACGGATATAGAGGGAGATAAATATAAGTACACAAGCGTTAGAGGTATGGTGGGATAAACCCAGGTCGTCAGCTCAAGAATCGACTCATGGAAATTACGCTAGAGATGACTTACGTCCACCGTCCTAGTATCAATCCTAGATatatatggagggaggtaaatgcaggtacacagacgTTAGTGCATGGTGGGATTTGTCGTCAGTTCTTGATAATCGACCTCTGACCATTATACCAGAAATGTCATACACCTATCATCTCTACTACGCCCTGGGGGTAAAAATAAAATACTCTTAAGTAACTATgataagtcacgaagactttagTATAATTTATAGTCGGcctaaaaattttttaataaaaatttttttaaaaaaaactctattGCTAATAACataatttgatttgaaaattaaagttGATGTGATGAATAGttacatatatataaaaagaattaaaatgaCCTCTGAGTATCCCTCAAGTTAAAGCCAAAGTATATTTATACACGGCTCTGCCCTTTTCTATGATCTGAGATGGATCTTAATGTTGGGATCTTTTTACGTAAAATAAATCGAAAGGTAGTGGAAATTGATTCATCTAGAGATTCATGCAAATGCAGAATTACTCTTGCGACTACTCTAGTGAATAAGATTGTTACCTTTAATGCATGAATAACCCTCGAAAGTCTACTAGTCCGGCCAATCTGAGTGTGATCAGAATGCCCATGTCCCTACAGTATCCACATGAGCACATGCCTTCcttcatctcatgaacttaggaATTGGAGAGTCTCACACACCTTACCTTATTGCTAGAGATGACTATTTAAGGTGACAATTGATGTCAGCCTTTttacatgtcacgtggcacatcaaaaataataaagattggaactcaattaaactaaagaatattgttgtagtaaggagtctcaagtcgtatttttctaAGGATAACTAATGAGTGTGTGTGAATCATagaattgatttaaattgaatttcctTCAAACGAATATCAACTAAATTCTGTTTCTTATGCAACATTGAATCAAATTATTCAATTACTTTATCTTCCATTCTCAATCAAGTAACCATTAAATTCAATCACCAAACAAACTTGTAGAACCCGAATAGCATCCATTTCATAACCCTAACCAACTCCAACAATCAAGCTCAAACAAATTAATATTGAATAGACGTAACAATCAAAAACTTAAGGCAAGTATTCAACACTCAAACACCTCAAGTCCAATTCAGAGAATAAAGATAAGCTAACTAAATAACCAAAATTAACAAGCTAATAATAAACCAAACTACAAATTCTAAACATGACATGAATTGAAAAGTCAGTATGTAGTGTAAACAAAATTCAGATTGCAAAACTCAACAATATCAGAGTTGCAAGTTGAAACATTCAGAAACAAAATTACACAAGAAAAAATCAATCAAAATCTGGAGTAAGGACTGTAAAACAAAGAATGAAATGCAATATTTctatcagatcttcagatctgagcaaGATGATGAACAATTCAAAAATTAAGataaacaaaacaaaacctaATTGGCATTCCACAACCAAAACctggatcaaaacttcttcaCTCTGCCATGAGCAGAATCACTTCTGGGAACGCCTCTTGAGCAATCACTGGTGAAAAACCAAGCTTCGACTCATGCAGCACACGGTCACAGCTTCTGGGAACGCCTCTCGAGCTCCCGATTAGCTAGCACTCTCATTGAGCGAGATCAGAGGCTAAATTCTGAAGATTTTGCTTCATCCGATCAATTAGTCATATCGACTCGAATTCAGCAGATGAAATGGAAGATGGAATGATTCTGAAGCTACTGGGAACGCTTCTCGAGCTCCAGTTGATAAATGAAATCGCAGATCTTGGGGAACGCCCTTTGCCTGGATCGCGTCAGGGAAGGAATCAGAACTCAAGCTTGTGGATTGGGAACGCCTCTCGCCACTCTCTGGACTCGGACGACGACGCCGGAAGCTAGGAGATCACCGGCGATGAAGAAAGATTGCTCACGGATCTGGAAGTTAGGAATGGGAGCTACGGCCGTcgcgtgaagaagaagaaggaatagtAGGAAATCGCGAGGAACCGAGCCCAAGGAAGCACTATAGCTTCTCGTGGGTTTTAAACCCCTTCTAATCTGATCAGACGGCTGAAAATTCTCAGAGCTAAATCAATgactggatgaactcagatctggatcaaaatctcTAGATCTTCATCAACGGATGAGATCTGTTCCACATTAGGTCGGATGGTCCAGATCCTTGACGGATAACTtagatctctccgatcttcaatagacggtccaaatcgctccaaggcttgatcgctttgtttagccctagatttaatCCCAAGTATGgtgtgatctgatcgggtccatgacccttttgatgcctacaaaataataatcgaatattagtatcaaataccataataatttgctaatttgcaattaggttcAAGATCACATGTAATTtgtaaaatgtaatgtaaatgtgagtttaagctatgaatagaccaataaaaacatgcattatgaataaaaataatgtagcaaaatcatggttatcaaatcccccacacttagtcttgaatgTCCGGTGAAAGTAAAGataactaaaaatcatctccacacaaattcccctagcaatacctaaaagatagtaaaaggaatttaattaagatcatctaaagatcacaaacaatcatgaatacaatccaaacaataatcagtaggtatggtggtttcaatccaattgaaaaattaagcaagttgcaatctcacaaggtattcacctattctatctCTGACACTAAaaaatgcatataagtggagctcactaaatgtcactcacaacatttcactaccataagcttgcttattttctaattctccaccactataaaacatagcatacatgaatcaaaaggatttaatcaacaagaattgaaatggaataaaaaagaacaatagaagtgaatgaaataggcaaaagaaaagaattcaatgaaaaattgaagagATAAGAGTATtgaaggaatatacttgatgaattgaccattttgatgtgaaaagagatgaataatatttgtcattaccaattcaaaaactcaagctaacctctccttcaaatTGAATGTCatccaaaaatcttgatactctatctccataattgatacactcttgatttgccattttttgtgtttttttttgttttgtttttttttctgttttcacTGTTTACACTATTTTTTTCACTTAAATTTCAACTCTAAAAACTAAAACAATCTCACATCAATTTATGAAGAAgaagaattccctcccccacacttaaaacattggctGTCTCGAACAAAATTATACATTAAAAGATCAACCCAAATGCAATCAAAATGATAACTGGCTAAGGCAACCAATAATTCTGCAGTTCTAGAAATCTGCACCAATATGTTTTGCATGTagaatatattttcttttgtattAAATATACAGCAAAGCTTTCCCACAATCCATTAAAAGGGCATAGAAATTCAGCACGAATTTAAACTTCCTATAACAGCAAAGTCATTTACTAAACACATACTGCAGAATTAATTTTCAGTTTCTAGTTCTCAGCTTCTATTTCTGTTCTGTATCAAATTCTCAGCTCAAAAATCTCAGAAACCCTTGATAAAATAGATTAGCATTTAACAAGACCAGAACAACAGCTGGAATTCAATTTTACAATGATTAGCTCACACACAAACCCAAGTAGCACAGCAACAGCAGGTTTTCTAAAATTTCTGTACAGGTTCTGGACTCTAACAACTAATCATCATTcagcctccaaaaattctcatTCCTTTCCATCCAGCTTCTTAAGATCCTTATCAAATTATTCTCCAAAGATTTCCAGGTTTAAACAACTCTAGCTTGTCATAACCCCCACTCCAAAATGGCACAGAAATGCTTCATTAGCAAAAATTCTGGAATTCTTTCTTTTCCGATCTTCTTTGAATTTCCGACCAAACATTGAACTTTAACCTTCAAAAGACTATCTTCTTTATCATCCAATCATAGTTAGTTTGcccttaatttctttaaattgaaAAGATCATTATGTCCATTTCTATATTTTGTAAAATTCAGCACAAAATTCACTTCCAACATTTGTCTTCTTCTTTGCATTTTGATCTGTAACTTTAATACCTTCCAATTCAAAAGCACTCATCACATTTCATTCACTCAACACTTGTATCCATTGAAGGAGTCAGATTCAATGCACGGGGCAGTATTCAGCTTATGCTTTTAAATTTTCTGCTCATGAATTTCCATATTACAACAAACTGCATATTTCAgcatttcttcttttccttcttttcagtTTCAGCAAATCTTTCTGCATTACTGATAATGAACTCAGCTTTAGTATCCAGATTTAGAGACTCAATAGTTCCAATCCCTTAATTTCAAAACAATTCCAACTTGCTTAATAACTTGAGCCCCACAATGCATTCCACTTCTAATTTTGCATTAGCTATTTCTTATGATCTTCTATTATGTTTCCATGGTGTTCTTCAGTTACAAGTTTCTCATATTCCAACTCACTGatttaaacaaaactaaaatgtTAGAATCAGCACACAAAATTGGCACTAATCAGGATACAATTCCAACAATTTGATTAAGTTGAAGTTTCCAAATTAAGAAATCTTACTAAAAAGACATGTCAGCACTTCAGTATCAGAGTCAGCATTCAGCAAAACTGCCAACTTCAGAAAATCAGGTTATGGTCTATTGAAAAATTACTGTTTTTCAGACTTCAGCTTCCACCTCAGATTCACAGAAGTATGAGTAGAACACTAAATGTCTAACTAAACAAGTTTCCAAACATAAGAAAGAGTATCCAACTTTTCCAATTCCCACAACAGCTAGCTCACTACAAGTGCTGTATTTTAATTTCAGATACTCTCTTTCTCTTTCAAAGAAGCTCTGATTTATGGTACACTTTTGACACAAAATCCTACATTTCTGCCACTTCATCAATTCCTGCATAGTTACTACTATTCAAAATTAGCATGCAGAATTGACACCAAAtagaatttcaatttcaaattccagAATTCAGATTTATAGTTTCAATTGTGTCATTCAAAATAAAACACTTGATAATGCTCCATTAATTTGATTAACTGCAGTCTCTAGATTTCAAAATTTGAGTCGATTCAAGTTTCAATAATGATTCCAACTCAAGCAATAAATAAACTTCTTGTGGTTTTGAAATTGCAGAAAGACTCTAGCAGCAACTGCCAGGAAAGGAACAGAATTCAATAGCTTAGTTTTGTCTTGATACACATTCTTCATATCACTATCCTTgtctccattttttttttcaaatcttagATTATGCTCCGGAGTTCTTCTTGAATAGAGTAGTACTTCACCTATCCACTTGCCTTCATTTACTGCTTTCACTGTTTCCAGATTCATTGTTTTAAAGTTTCTGCAATTCAGTTTCCGGAGTTTAGAGAGTTTGAAGAGTTCATGGAAAGGCTAAAATATCTATTTGTAATGCATATTATAAGACTTCTGAATTTTAGCACACCATTGATACAAAATTCTACATTTTGATTTCAATTCTAGAATTGAATCTCGGTAAACCAGTGAATTGCTTTTCAAAATTAGAATTCAACTTGACACCTACAATTTTCAAGATTTGACACTTGAAGGAATATGGTACTCGATTAAGCTTGAGAAGGTTCCCTTtgtgttggtgcaagctgcaccagaatcaaacctgagttttgatgttgtcaaaggttcaagttaagtcttgttatgatctaacaagtgacttagtgtgcaggatgtttactcaaccgggaaagccctaactggaggctaggcagaaaagtcttagcagattatggaacccaggtgcaaatccaagcaggtcaaggggacccaatccttggtggtatgatcgagaggtctggagggccgaagatcgaaggaaagtcctggggagccaatcaaggctaagtgaaaagtccaaactagatctggaggatcagagTTTGGCAGgtgagttgaggtaaacaaactggaggagcgacagtgaggtcgggttcccgaagggaacaaccttaggtcgctgatccaactgaagaaaccgggaaggtttccaagttgagatcaagacagctcTATTATCTATATTACTCAtacattatattactgtgctaacacttgttttacaggaatattgtttaaactcTGTATTGCAAATTCggcctaatcggtcgaccgaacaagaggattggtcgaccgaaccagctttactcagaccagagatcagttcagatcaaACTGAGTCAAAGTCAGATCAAagctttatcggtcgaccgatccgtaagatcggtcgaccgaaccatgatgactcagcctagccagttcatcagcaccgatcagcagcaaaggaaagaagggatgatcg
This window contains:
- the LOC122033742 gene encoding polygalacturonase ADPG2-like, whose amino-acid sequence is MAGQSVIVISLFVLLLLASSSAATEVLADPSIYNVLDFGAKGDGNTNDTLAFVKAWSAACHNSKTPSTLLIPAGKTFLLSHINFEGPCNNFIYVMVEGNLKRTNEIWPEASGWLLFIQIKGIKISGSGELDGQGANWWSCNEKNQCTQDRPHNLHMLGCTDAQILGLRSINSPMMHISVGNSERVNISDITIIAPENSPNTDGIHVQESRFVDIRNSIIGTGDDCVSLSEGDENIFVNNVTCGPGHGISVGSLGKDGSRSTASNIYVSNCTLTQTTNGVRIKTWQGGSGFAKNISFVNIIMNDVLNPIIIDQYYCPDSFCDASSSGVEVIDVKYIGVTGTSSSEVAIALNCSQSVPCSGIVMDTVNLSSANKGGKVQSYCISANGYTKNQVTPAVSCLTQ